GGGCCGCCCGCTTTCGAGCCCGTGACTTACGACGGCGCGCGGCCTCTGCGCATCTTGATGCTCGGGCGCATCAGCCGGATCAAAGGACAGGAAGTGCTGCTCGATGCAATCGCGGCGCTGCCGCCGCACATAAGGCGGAGATTACAGCTTCGTATTGTCGGCAGCGCCTTCGAAAATGCCGAACGCGAGCGCGCCTTGGCGGCACGGATAAAGGACATGCAGCTCGACGAACGCGTGAGCCTCGAGCCCTTCGCGGCCGACGCGTCGCCGCTCTATCGCTGGGCCGATGTGGTGGTTGTCCCCTCATGCCGACCTGAATCGTTAGGCCGGGTCGCGATCGAGGCGATGGCATTCGGCCGGCCGCCGATTGTTTCCGCAATAGGTGGGCTCACTGAAGTGGTGGAGGATGGACGCAGCGGATGGTTTGTGCCGCCGGGCGATGCAGCCGCATTGGCCGATCGGTTGCAGATGCTGATCGAAAATCCCTCGGCGTGGCGCGATTTCGCGGCCGCGGGGCGGGCGCGCTACCAAGAACGCTTCAGCAGCGAAGCTGCCGCGGCGGCGCTCTTTGCGATCGTCGACGCCAAGCTGCGCCGAAGCAGCGGGCGAGGTTCGGCGGGAAAGCCGCCTCCAACGACAGTCGACGCGCCATGAAGCGGATGAACCTTGCCGGCCTTGCACGCCGCCTCACGCTCATGGTCGGCGCCGAGGCCCTGCAGAGCGGTTTCCATTTCGCGCTCAACCTTGCTTTGGTCCCCATGCTGAGTGCGCGGGACTTTGGCGTCTTCTCCATCGTCATGGTGATCGGCGGTCTGAGCCTCACTTATATCCGTGCGTTCGCGGGAATGCCGGCGAGTATCTGGATCGGGCGCAGCCGCACGCGCCCTGCGGCAGGGGCCTATGACGTGACCTTTGGGTCGGGCGCGGTTCTGCTCTCAGCATTTGCTGCGTTCGGTGTCTATTTGCTCTTGCAGGTCTGGTTGGACAGAGGCGCACTCGCCGGAGGCAGCTTCGTCGGCCTTTGGTCAATGCGCAGCTATTTGCGCACGGCCTATTTCGCCCGCGGCCGGAGGAAGTCGGTGATCTTGGCCGATCTCACCTTTGTGGTAAGCGGCGCACTCTTGGCTTCTCTGCTTTGGCTGGGCCGCGCAGATGTGTTGCAGAGCGCGTTTATTCTGCTTGCCGTCGCCAATGCCACCGGCATTGCCGCGCTGCTGTTCCTCGGTGGCTGGCCCTTCCGCATCAGCTATCGGTATCAGGTGCGACAGCGGTACGCGCGGATGTGGCGGCAGCTCGGATGGGCGGGTTTAAGCGTTACTTTGACGAACCTGCAGGGCCAGGCCGTCGCTCTGCTGGTCACCGCTTTCGGCGGTCCCGCCGCCTATGCGCCGATTGCCGCGACGCTCTTGCTGTTCGTGCCGTTGCGTATCGCGGCCACTGCGCTCACCAACATGCTGCAGCCGGAAATATCGGCCGAGCTTGCGCGTGGCGAAGCGCGGCATGTGTGGGGGCAGGTCAAGCTTTGGTTCGGCGTCACCGGGAGCATCGGGCTCATCTATGGGGCAATGATGCTGGTCGTCTTGCCGCGAATCCATCTGCACATTCTGGAAGGCGTTCCCATTTTGGTGACGGGCTTCCTGGCCTGGTCGATCTATACGATGACCGTGCTCAATGTGACGCCGCGTATCGTGTTGGAAGTGATGTCAGCCTTTGGCACGGTCGCGCTGATCACCGGGACGGCGGCAGCAATCGGCGCATCCTTCATCATCTTCTTGTTGTTCGTTGCCCCACCGGTGTGGGCGCTCGCAGGTGGCGCCACGTCGGAACTATTGGTGCTGACAGCCACCGCGACCATCGCCTATCGCAAGCTCCAAACTGCGATGGCCGCAAGCGAGAAAGCGGCGAAGAATCCGGCGCGCAGATAGAGCGTCTCTGCGATGCCGCTATGCACGCGGCGCGATGCTGTGTGTGCGACCTATCGGTCCACCGCGGCGACGTGGACAGGCCGCGTCATGCTGGACGGGCTTGCCTCGGCAAATCGCTGAGCGAGAGCCGGAGCGGCATGTTTTGCACCGAACATGAAACGCATGACCGGACCAAATGTCGGCGCCGCGAGCATGCCGACGAAAAACAATCCGGATAGCGAAGACTCGCTGAAGCGGTCAAGCTCAGGCACGCCATCGAAGGCCTTGATGCGCGCGATCAATGTCGGATCTAAAAAGGGTAGCCGCCGCAGGTCGGGCTTGAAACCGGTCGCGGCTATCAGATGATCTACCTCCATGACAGCCGTTCCAGCTCCGGAATTCATGAAAAGCTGGACCTTGCCATTGGATTGGCTGGTGCGCACGATCTCATGCGAGGTGAGAACCGGTATTCTTCCAGACACGCGATCTCTCAGCCACCAAGCGCCAGATGGACCCCATGTGCGTTTGACGAGATAGAATCGTAGCGGTCTTGGCAACATGGAAAAGATGTGCGGAAATTCGGACGCTGCGACGCTGCGCCAGCCGAAGCCGAGCCCCGCCTCGGGAGAGATTATTCTTTGAAGAAGAGAGCGTCCCTCGCCAAGATTGTCCGGGTTCCAGCTCACATGGTCGCTTCGCGCGATAATGCGCACATTGGTCCCTTGTTCGTGCAGAAGCGCTGCGGTCTCGAGGCTGCTTTGTCCCGCACCGAGGACGGCGACATCCTTGCCGATGAAGCGCGTAAGATCGCGATGCTCGCTGCTATGGGAGCAGAGGTCCGGCGGAAGGTCGGCGAGCACAGGCGGCATATTGCGAAAGAATCTATGGCCGGTCGCGACAACCACATTGTTTGCTTGCACCATCTCCGCATCCGAAAATTCCAGCTGAAATTTGCCGTCTCTTTGCGACAGTTTCGTTAGCTGCAGGTCTTGCACATTGGGCACCGCATGCGTCTGGAACCATTCCGCATAGTCGAGAAATAGGCCCAAGGGCAGCGGCTGGCCGCTGACGACATAGGGCCGTCCCTTTTCAGCGCAAAAACTTTCGAACGTGTAGCGACGCTCCGGATCCCATAAATTCGACGCGTGCGGTTCCGATCGCAAGATCATGTTCGTCGGCATGGCGTCGCGCCAACTGCTCATCGGCTGGCCAAAGATCTCGTGAGAGAGGTCTTTGCCGGACAAATGAGCGGAAATAGAAAGCCCATAGGGACCGGCGCCGATAATCGCAATGTCAGTTGTTCTCATAGCGACGGCTTCCTGTTCTTTCGCATTAAACTGGTTGGCTGCCCGCGTTTGCCGCTGCATTCATTGCACGGGAGGCCTGATGACGACTTTGCTCGATCGGCGCAAATGATATCGCTGCCGCCTTCGAACCGGCGCGATCAGCTTTGCTAGCCAAACGGCAGCGCTTTGGCGCATCGGCCAGCTTCCATATCGATGGGCGCGGCCGAGGATCATTTCCAGGGAAAATCATCGGGTAGGGTTAATATGTCGTCTCAACCGGCGCATAGAAGCCGCGAGCGTGCCGTGAGAATAATGCAGGAGTGCGGGCATCACGTCGTTGCGCCGCCAATATCCGTCGTAGACGCGCGCCCCCGCCGATAGGGTTGGCCGCTGCGTCTTCAGAGGTTCCAAGAGAGATGCTCGCCAAACAATGTCGGATGCCGGCGATGGCCGAGCTGGTGGGGTAAGCTCGAGCTCGTGACAATAGGCTTCGAGCGGAATGTTGACGCCGCAGAGCGTTGCGACCTCTTCCTGCCAATCACTGCGTCCCACGGTCGGTTCTATGATGAGAAAGCGGCGGCTGGCCGCGCACCATTTATATTCGACGCTGCCAATGCCGGCATAGTCGATCCTTTCGAGGAAGGCCGCGGTCATCGGTTCCAGGCTCTCGCGCGCTTCGGGTGCCGCCGTGCAATAAGCCGTAAGGCCGATGCCCGGTGGACTGCTGGCGAGCTTGCGGCCGGTGAACATGCTGACGATCTTGCCCTGGCGGCCGCGATAGAACAGGCAAAAATAAATTTTGTCGCTAGCCCCATCTATCCACTCTTGCACAATGGCTTCGCCAGCGCATTGGAGCATTGCCTCACAGCCTGAAAGCGCCTCTTCGAGCCGTTCGAATATGACGACGCCGGGCGCTTTTCCCGAATGGACTTGGCCTTTGTCGGCGGGTTTGACGACGATCGGAAAATGCAGGGAGTTGAGCAGTTTGGAAATGTCCGAGTTCGCCCGGAGAACTTCGCCGCGCGGCACCGGGAGATCATTCGCGATCGCGAGTTGATGGAATTTGCTCTTGTCCTGCAGCGTCAAAACCATCTCATGTTTCGGCATGCGAAACCGAAACAGGGACTCGAGTTCGCTGCGGTGTTCGGAAATCGTGAGGACAGCCATTTCATGTGTGTTGAAAAGCATAGGCCGCTCGCCAAGTCCGGCCTGCAGTTTCAACAATGACTCGATGAGTTCCCGGCCCTCGACGCCTTGCGAATGCACGGGTCGTGCGTATCGCGACCACATGCCCGGATGGAGCCGATTATTGTCGACGACATATGTCGTGATGTCGCCGCATCCGAGGCTGCGGGTAATGCCAAGTCCGTTGAGGCCGCCGAGAACGACGACGGCAGGGACGCCGGATCGAAGGGTGACGTTCATGCCAGTCTGTCGTTGGGTTTAGAGCAAGCTAGGATCCGGGACATTGTCACAGCCGCGGAAGCGAAGTGCGATGCGATGTGCTCATTGTTGGTTAACAGCATCCGGCATTCCGCGCATTCGAAGAGGAGACGTTTCACCGGCCCAAAAAAACCAATCTCGGCCATGCGGGTTGCAATGGCGAGGTACAAGGACTTAAAGGCGGCGCGCGTGATTTCGTCAACTGATCCCTCGTTTTGGACGAGCAGAAAGCTGCCGAAAGATTGCCGTCGCGGTTAACCGGCTCGCTGAGCTGATAGTCTCCGGTCAGCCGAGCACACGTGTCCAAGCCGCCGATCCCGCAGTGAAACGGCGGCTGAGAAAATCGATCAAAGCGCTGATGCGTGGCGGACGCGGTCCGCCGCCCGGCGTGACGAGATTGAGCGCCAGGGGCGGGGCCGACCAGTCCTCGAGAGCGACGACGAGTCGCTTGGTTTCGAGGGCTTCCCAAATCAAGAAGTCCGGCTGAAGCGCGATGCCGAGACCGGCTTCGAGGGCAGCGCTGAGCGCGTCCGCATTGGTGGCGCAAAGTGGCCCTTTTACAGTTATGGATTCGTCATTTCCGGTATGATCGGTAAAGCGCCAGGTGGTGCCTGTCGCAAGGTAACTATAGGTGAGGCAGGCGTGATCCTTGAGGTCGCGGGGGGATTGCGGCGTTCCATGCCTCGCGAAATAGGCGGGGGCACCGACGACAAAGCGGCGGACCGGACAGAGCTTGCGCGCGATCAAGCTCGAATCCGGCAGTTCGGCGATGCGCAGCGCGATATCGATCCCGCCGGTCACAAGATCGACGATCCTGTCGTCGAGCTGGAGGTCGATCGAAATTTCCGGATAAGCGGCGAAAAACTCCGGCAGAGCCGGCGCGATATGCCGAAGACCGAAGGACATGGGCGCAGCGAGCCGGATTTTTCCGCGCGGCAGCGTGCCCTTGGCCTGAGCCTCGGCTTCGACGGCTTCGCCCTCCGCAAGGATTTGGGCGGCCCGCACGGCCAGGACCCGCCCGGTTTCCGTGAGCGAAAAGCGGCGCGAGGTCCGATGGATCAGTCTTTCGCCCAGTCGCGCTTCGAGCCGCTTCAAAGCCTTTGAAACGGTCGCGTCGGACAGGCCCAGTTCAGCGGCGGCTCTTGCGAAAGAGCCGGTTTCGGCGATTTTTGCGAATATTGCCCAGGCTTCGAGGTCGGGAAGGGGCATGCCGATACCTTAAAAATAGAAACGAAGATCTTCCATTCTTTCTGTTTTCATCAGATGCGTCGAGCGCCATCTTACTGAAAGACGCGGTGCGGCAAACCCGCGCCAAGCAGGAGTTTTTCGCAATGATCGAACGTAGGCCATTCGAGAATTTGGGTGGAGCCGACCACGGCTGGCTCAAGGCCAAGCATCATTTTTCTTTCGCGTCTTATTACGATCCGGCGCGGATGCATTGGGGCAATTTGCGCGTCTGGAACGATGACGAGATCGCGCCGAAGGCGGGTTTTCCGCCGCATCCGCATGCCGATATGGAAATCATCACTTATGTTCGCGAAGGCGCGATCACCCATAAGGATTCGATGGGCAATGAGGGTCGCACCGAGGCTGGTGACGTCCAGGTGATGTCCGCCGGCTCGGGCGTCCGCCATTCGGAATATAATCTCGGCGACGCGACGACCCGGATTTTCCAGATCTGGATCGAGCCGACGGCGCGCGGCGGCGCGCCGTCCTGGGGCAGCAAGCCTTTTCCAAAGGCCGCGCGCTCCGGCCGTTTCGTCACCCTCGCGAGCGGTTTCGCCGATGATCATGAGGCTCTGCCAATTCGTGCCGATGCGAGAGTCCTCGGTGCTACGATCAATGCTGGTGAGCACCTTATGCTGTCGCTCGATCCTAAGCGGCATGCCTATCTGGTGCCCGCCAAAGGCGCGATCGAAGTCGGTGGCATTCGCATCGATCCGCGCGACGGCGCTGCCATCACCGGAGTCGAAAGCATCGAAATCGTCGGGCTCGAAGAGGCGGAGATCGTCGTCGTCGATGCAGCGTGACGGGAGAGGCGGCGGCGGCCAATGAGCTCGCGGCTTTGGAGAAGATGGATTATTGTCTGAGAAAGTGACAGGTGCCCCTTATTCATGCACAGCGAGAGGTGCGACAGGCGAGGTGGCATCTGTTGCGAGGATGCCATTTTCGTTAATGGCATCGCTCGGCGATGGAACTCTTCTGTCTCGGCCCCGTTAAGCTTCGTGCTTGATGGGGGCGTTTGGCTCCCATTCCGCATATTGCGTGATGGAAAAACCCGGCGGAGGGCCGTTAAGGTCGTCCGCGCGCACGAAAGCTGTCGGTGAAGCATGTCGGGCGTTCTTCTGAGCTTTGGCGTGGGATTTGACAGAAGTTCTGTTTCGCCGCCATTTTATTCCATGGATTTGAACCAAGGGTCACCCGCAGCTCCTTTCACCCCGGGACCGAGGTCACGGCCAGCGTGTGTTTTACAGCGGCGGCGGCGATGAAGGTTTTTGCCGAAAATAGTCCGGTGCGCTTCCCTGCCTCATGCGGCGACGACGCGCTCATGCTTCCGGAACATTTGTTCGATCTATTGCCGGCCGGCGTCTGCGTTTGCGACCGGATCGGCCGCATTATCCGGTATAATGAGGCGGCGGTAAAATTATGGGGCCGCACGCCGCGGCTCGGCGAATTGGCTGAGCGCTTTTGTGGCTCATATCGGCTCCACACGACCGGCGGCGAGGCAATTGCCCATGTGGAATGTCCGATGGCGCATGTCCTTGCGACCGAACATGGGGTGAACGATCAGCATATCGTCATCGAACGGCCGGATGGAACCCGCATCATTGCACATATGACGATCGAAGTGCTCAAGAACGGCGCTGGCGAAGTCATTGGCGCCGTGAATGTCTTTGGCGCCCTGAACAGCTCTGGCGCGCATGTCGCGAGCGGCTCGGCGCATGTGGACACGAAGTCCCCCGAAGTTCTGCCAAATTCCGAAGCACGGGATTGCGATGCCGCGTTGCGGGCTTTGCCGGTGGCGGTTTACATGACGGATGCCGCCGGGCGGATCACATTTTTCAATGACGCGGCGGCGCAGCTATGGGGACAGCTGCCAGAACTCGGCAAGGATGAATTCTGTGGCTCCTGGAGGCTCTATTGGCCCGATGGGACCCGCATGGAGCATGCGGCCTGCCCCATGGCGATGGCGCTGCGGGAAAAGCAGGCCATCAGGGACGTCACAATCATCGCTGAGCGGCCGGATGGCACCAGGGTGCCGGTGCTTCCTTATCCGACGCCGCTTTTCGATGCTTCGGGCGTCCTGACCGGTGCGGTCAACATATTGATTGATCTGACCGGGCGTCAGATGGCGGAGGAGGCGGCGCAACGGCTCGCGGCAATCGTCGAATCGTCCGATGATGCCATTTTGGCGAAGAATCTAGACGGCGTCATCATGAGCTGGAACGGGGGCGCCGAGCGACTTTTCGGCTATTCACCCGAGGAGGCGATCGGTCAGCCCGTTACACTTCTGATTCCGCCGGAACGACATGATGAGGAGCCGGACATCCTCGGCCGTCTTCGCCGTGGCGAAAGGATCGAGCATTACGATACGATTCGCCGACGCAAGGATGGCAGGCTCATTGAAATATCGCTGACGGTTTCACCGATCCTGAATGCGGCGGGTAAGATCATCGGCGCCTCTAAGATCGCGCGCGACATTACCGAACGGCGGCGCGCGGAAGAGCAGCAGAATTTGCTCGTCCGAGAAATGGACCATCGCGTCAAAAATCTCTTTGCTTTGGCGAGCAGCGTCGTCACTTTGAGCGCGCGTTCGCCGAAGACGGTTGAAGATCTCATCGCCGCGGTGCGCGCCCGCTTGGGGGCCTTGTCACGGGCGCATACGCTGACGCTCGCGCAAATCACCGAAGGCGCCGGTCCGACTGAACAATCGACGACAATGCATGCGCTCATCGAGACGATCGTCGCGCCTTTCGATACGTCCTCGGAGAGCGCCAGCAGCCGTGTCGTGATCACCGGCCCGGATATTTCAATCGCCGGCCCTGCCGTGACGAGTCTGGCCATGCTGCTGCATGAGTTTGCCACGAATGCCGCCAAATATGGCGCTCTCTCCGTCCACGATGGCTATGTGACGATCGAATGTTTCGAGGAGAGCGGGCAATTTGGTCTGATTTGGAGTGAGCATGGCGGCCCGCCTGTCGACCATACAGGCGTCGAGGGTTTCGGGACCATGCTGGGTCGCGCAACGGTAAAGGCTCAGCTCGAGGGTGAGATCACACGTCTCTGGAATCCCGAGGGCCTGACGATCAGGCTCTCCGTCGCTCGCGACCGACTGATCCCGTGACGAAAACAGGATGATTTTAGCGGAGGCGCACCTCGCGCATCCGAGTCAATGGGATCAGCTTTCGGCCAGCGGAGCTATCAGCGCACGGTCGAGCAAGGCGGAGGCCGCCGTGGCGGCGACATCGGCCATCGCCAGATCCCGCGTCACCATCACCGCGACGATTGCGCCATCCATCAAGAGCCCGAGTTGATGCGCGACGACCTCTGGTGCGCTCGCGCCTGCTTCCATGGCGAGACCGGCGAACCGTTCTAAGACTTCTTTCTTGTGCTGCATCGTCAGACTGCGAAGCCGATCATCCTTCTTATCATGCTCGCCGACAGCATTGATGAATGGGCAGCCATAAAATTCGTCTTCGGCGAACCATTTGCGCAGCAGCGGAAAGATCCTGTCGAGCTTGCTGCGCGGAGGATCGTTTCCGGCCTCGAGTGCGGTCAAAAACCAGTCGCGCCATTTGCGGCCCTCCTCTTCGAGAACCGCCTCGACGAGACGCTCCTTTGAGCCGAAAAGCTTATAAAGCGTCATTTTGGCCGCGCCGGCTTCCTTCAACACGGCGTCTATGCCTGTCGCATTGATGCCTTGCCGACAAAAAAGCCGTGACGCCGCGTCGAGCAGGCGGATTTTCGGCGTCCTGTCCATACCCAGGTCGATGACCTTCTCTGCGTCGGCCTTCATGACAGCAGCCCTTTCGGCGATGGCCGGACCTGGCGATAGACGCAACGGTCGGCTTAACAGTGTGGTTTAGCATAAGCTTTACTGGTGGCGCTTCGTTGGAAGCATGCTGACAAAATGCGAGCAGAATGCCCTTCCAATGAGCAGTGGCTGCCTGCCGCAACTTTCACGGACCGCCCGCCCAGCCTTCCGCTCCCCTGTATTTCATCGACGTTCCCCTTCGACGCCGGATTGGCATGACGCCTGCTATAAACAGACCGTTCTGTATCCTGCGCGAAGCAGGATCCTATTGCAACTCGCTCGGAGGACTTTATGTCGGCAGCGCAAGAAACCATCGTTCTCACCGGATGTCTGACCCCTGATACCGAAACTGCCAGCGGCGGTCTGGCGCCCATTGACAAGCAGGGACTGGAAGCCCTGATCGCTTCGGGCAAGGCCAATCCCGCCGCGATAAAAACACTGAAGTGCAAGACGGTTGCCGAAGGCAAATTCCGGCACGCCAATTATATCCGCAACCTGCCGGCCTATATCGTCGATGAGCCGCCGGGGCTGCTCGGCGACGACACTGCGCCGAACCCTTCCGAGGCGTCGCTCGCAGCGCTCGGCTCCTGTATCGCCGTCGGCCTGCATGCCAATGCGGTCCATCGTGGATGGACGATCTCCAAACTCGAACTCAATCTCGAGGGTGATCTCAACATCACAGCCGTATGGGGCACTGGCGATGTGAGCGAGAAGCCGGTCGGGTTCACCGATGTCCGCATCGGCGTCGATATGGAATGTCCCGGTGTCGCGAAAGAAGAGATCGCGAAGCTCGTCGCGCATGTGACCAAATGGTCGCCGGTAGCCAACACCTTTTCGCGCCCCGTCAATCTCGCCGTCACTGCCAACTGAAGAGTGGCCGCTGCCTCAAAGGGTGGCGCCATGCCGGAGGTCTTGACCATGGACACATTAGCAATGGAAGCGCCGATGTTCTCCGCTGCGCAGGATGCTGTTACCGACCGCATACGCGGTGTCGCCGCGGAACTATCGACCATTGTCGAGGCCATCGATAAGGGGCAGATCTATCCCGCTGCCCTCATGCGTCGGCTGGGCGAAGCCGGTGCCTGGGGATCGCATTTGCCGCGTGACGGCGGAGCAGACCTCGCGGCCGCCATCGAGGGCATGGCCGTGGTCGCCGAGCACTGCGGCGCGACGGCCTTTCTCGGCTGGTGTCAAAATGCTCTCGTCTGGTATCTCGCCAATTCCGGCAATGAAGACCTGCGCAACGCGCATCTCGAGGCGCTTGCCAGCGGTAAACGTCTCGGGGGCTCGGGCCTTTCCAATCCGGTGAAGAGCCTTTCAGGCATCGAAGGCATCAAGCTCAAAGGACGCAAAATCGACGGAGGCTACATCGTTCGCGGCAATCTGCTTTGGGTCTCTAATCTCGGCGAGGATCATCTCTTCGCCGCGATTTGCGAAGACACGACGGGCGCCCCGGTGATGTTCGTCGCCGATTGCGCGGCGCCCGATATTCGCTTGACCGATTGCGCCCCCTTCCTTGCGATGGATGGGACCGCCACCTATTCGGTTCAATTCAGAGATGCCTTCATTCCGGATGCGATGGTGCTTGCGCATTCGGCCGTGCCGTTTGTCGCGAAGATTCGCGCCGGCTTCATCCTGTTGCAGATGGGCATGGCGATCGGTCTGATCCGCGATTGCATTAATATAATGCATGAAATGCGTGGCACGCTGGGCCACGTCAATAAATTTCTCGAAGATCAGCCCGAAGATTTCGAGGAGCTGCTTGCCGCCATGGAAAAAGAGACGCGGATCCTCGCGGCAACGCCTTACGACACCAGCGAGGCTTATTGGCGTCGCGTGCTCGCCTTGCGTCTGCGGGGCGGCGAAGCGAGCATCGCGGCGGCACATGCGGCGATGCTCCATTGTGGTGCGCGCGGCTATGTGATGGCGCATCGCGCGCAGCGGCGGCTCCGCGAGGCTTATTTCGTTGCGATCGTCACCCCGGCGACGAAGCAGTTGCGTAAGATGCTCGCCGAACTGCCGAATTGAACGATCCATTTCATCCGCTCACCCATTTGCGTGTCCCGATCGAGGAGACCTTTTAAATGTCGATTTTCTCCGATCCTTTCGAAGCGCGCCAGCGTCTCCGCAAGAGATGCTCTTGCGGTAAACACGCGAATGAGGCCGAGCATGCACAGGCTTTCGAGGCCGAGGCCGTTGGCATAGCGGAAGGCGGCTCGGAAGGAAGACTGCGGCGTGTCGTCGAAGCGGCGATCATGCGGGCGATGTTTCCCGAGGATGGGATGCGTCGCGCTTTCTTGCGTGCCATTGGCGGCGCCACGGCTTCTGCGGCGCTGGCGAGCCTGTTTCCGATCGCCGCGGCGACCGAAGTTTTTGCGGGAACCGGCCCTCTGGAAAAGAAATCGCTCAAGGTTGGCTTTCTGCCGATTACCTGTGCGACGCCGATCATCATGGGCGAGCCGATGGGCTTTTATGCCAAGCAAGGGCTCGATGTCCATTTGATCAAGACGGCCGGATGGGCCGTGGTCCGCGACAAGACGCTCGACAAGGAATATGATGCCGCCCATATGCTCGCGCCGATGCCGCTGGCCATTTCGCTCGGCCTCGGCTCGACCGCCAGTCCCTTCGTCGTCCCCGCGATCGAAAATCTCAATGGACAGGCGATTTGCCTCGCCATGAAGCATAAAAATCGGCGCAATCCGAAGGATTGGAAGGGATTCAAATTTGCGATCCCGTTCGATTATTCGAACCACAATTATCTGCTGCGCTACTATCTCGCCGAGCATGGGATCGATCCGGATACGGATGTGCAATTGCGCGTGCTGCCGCCGCCCGACATGGTGGCCAATCTGCGGGCCAATAATATCGACGGCTTTCTCGCCCCCGATAATCTGGTGCAGCGCGCCGTCTATGACGGGATCGGCTTCATCCATATTCTTTCGAAGGAGATCTGGGACGGCCACCCGTGTTGCGCCTTTGCGGTCAGTCGCGCCTTCATGACGGAGATGCCGAACACTTATGCGGCGCTCTTGCGCGCCATTGTCGATGCCTCCGCCTATGCGTCGAAGCCGGAGAAACGCAAGGAGATCGCCGCCGCCATTGCACCCGCCAATTACATCAATATGCCGGTGACGGTGATCGAGCAGTGTTTGACCGGAACTTATGCGGATGGTCTCGGTGGCGTGAAACACGATCCCAATCGTGTCACCTTCGATCCGTTTCCCTGGCAGAGCTTCGCCGTTTGGATTCTCACTCAGATGAAGCGCTGGGGACAGATCAAGGGCGACGTCGATTATCATGGGATCGCCCGCGAAGTCTTTCTCACGACGGATGCTGCGAAGGCGATGCGCGACGAGGGGCTCACGCCGCCATCGGCGACGACCAAGAGCTTTTCGATCATGGGCAAGGTCTTCGATCCGGCAAAGCCCGAGGACTATGTGGCGAGTTTCGCGATCAAACGGAGCTGACGATGCGTCTTTCGCTTAAGTTCAGAGCGGCTGTGCTTTCTTTCATGCTTCTTGTCGGGC
The window above is part of the Methylovirgula sp. HY1 genome. Proteins encoded here:
- a CDS encoding CmpA/NrtA family ABC transporter substrate-binding protein, coding for MSIFSDPFEARQRLRKRCSCGKHANEAEHAQAFEAEAVGIAEGGSEGRLRRVVEAAIMRAMFPEDGMRRAFLRAIGGATASAALASLFPIAAATEVFAGTGPLEKKSLKVGFLPITCATPIIMGEPMGFYAKQGLDVHLIKTAGWAVVRDKTLDKEYDAAHMLAPMPLAISLGLGSTASPFVVPAIENLNGQAICLAMKHKNRRNPKDWKGFKFAIPFDYSNHNYLLRYYLAEHGIDPDTDVQLRVLPPPDMVANLRANNIDGFLAPDNLVQRAVYDGIGFIHILSKEIWDGHPCCAFAVSRAFMTEMPNTYAALLRAIVDASAYASKPEKRKEIAAAIAPANYINMPVTVIEQCLTGTYADGLGGVKHDPNRVTFDPFPWQSFAVWILTQMKRWGQIKGDVDYHGIAREVFLTTDAAKAMRDEGLTPPSATTKSFSIMGKVFDPAKPEDYVASFAIKRS
- a CDS encoding acyl-CoA dehydrogenase family protein, with the translated sequence MDTLAMEAPMFSAAQDAVTDRIRGVAAELSTIVEAIDKGQIYPAALMRRLGEAGAWGSHLPRDGGADLAAAIEGMAVVAEHCGATAFLGWCQNALVWYLANSGNEDLRNAHLEALASGKRLGGSGLSNPVKSLSGIEGIKLKGRKIDGGYIVRGNLLWVSNLGEDHLFAAICEDTTGAPVMFVADCAAPDIRLTDCAPFLAMDGTATYSVQFRDAFIPDAMVLAHSAVPFVAKIRAGFILLQMGMAIGLIRDCINIMHEMRGTLGHVNKFLEDQPEDFEELLAAMEKETRILAATPYDTSEAYWRRVLALRLRGGEASIAAAHAAMLHCGARGYVMAHRAQRRLREAYFVAIVTPATKQLRKMLAELPN